One genomic segment of Stenotrophomonas sp. 704A1 includes these proteins:
- a CDS encoding ribonuclease E inhibitor RraB, translating into MDLEDTRNLFANLRENTDWNLDAPLLWGYFFVHSSAAPLQALATHLQEQGYALVELFEQDAEEGDAPFHVLHVERVEVHDESSLDARNQELAALATQMGVEDYDGMDVGPAPTLQ; encoded by the coding sequence ATGGACCTCGAAGACACCCGCAACCTGTTCGCCAACCTGCGCGAAAACACCGACTGGAACCTGGATGCGCCCTTGCTGTGGGGGTACTTCTTCGTGCACTCCAGCGCTGCACCGCTGCAGGCGCTGGCCACCCATCTGCAGGAACAGGGCTACGCCCTGGTCGAACTGTTCGAGCAGGACGCGGAAGAGGGCGATGCGCCGTTCCACGTGCTGCACGTGGAGCGGGTGGAAGTGCATGACGAGTCGTCGCTGGACGCGCGCAACCAGGAACTGGCGGCGCTGGCCACGCAGATGGGCGTGGAAGACTACGACGGCATGGATGTCGGCCCGGCACCGACCCTGCAGTAA
- a CDS encoding transglycosylase SLT domain-containing protein: MPVPVLISRTWPLLALAGLVSLAPDAHAQRVSARDKVKVDALQQRMTAAEKRYSDALLRVANADPKGSNEADAALEDMEDVISECVKQKGCQMSNMLATYKRLLKHDADAAADDAVADEAGDRLEADPDHVGPLAADVPEAARAAALLNDKRHAFDSMVEYNPAVQAGIRRWLTDMRPALMTTYENYQNLRAVMWPEWEKRGLPEALLFGIMAKESNGRVHASSRAGAAGLMQFMPATGRRFGLGPDGTGFDTRFDARSAAEASATYLNERMRELNNNVELSLAGYNGGEGRAGRVYRQNPGQSFWVDSVYNQFPGETKDYVPMVIAASWIFLHPQQYGVEFPKINAQPATIRLARSTTIYELTICLGSHGTRDGYMRALRNLNPRYEADGWIPGGTLINATTRIAGLYARNCVSGPRADLARALITADLNAAIIRPSAASYTGSVAVGGVVPVVDPGAASSVPTTPVAPVAAPRAAPAPRARPARSYKVGRGDTLGRIAAKFQCDVPVLARANGLKAPGYSLRQGQTLKLQGCDR; this comes from the coding sequence ATGCCCGTTCCTGTCCTGATTTCCCGCACCTGGCCGCTGCTGGCCCTGGCCGGCCTGGTTTCCCTGGCGCCCGACGCCCACGCACAGCGGGTCTCGGCCCGGGACAAGGTGAAGGTGGATGCGCTGCAGCAGCGCATGACCGCCGCCGAGAAGCGCTACAGCGACGCCCTGCTGCGGGTGGCCAACGCCGACCCCAAGGGCAGCAACGAGGCCGACGCCGCGCTGGAGGACATGGAAGATGTCATCAGCGAATGCGTGAAGCAGAAGGGGTGCCAGATGAGCAACATGCTGGCCACCTACAAGCGGCTGCTGAAGCACGATGCCGACGCCGCTGCCGACGATGCGGTGGCTGACGAGGCCGGCGACCGCCTCGAAGCGGACCCGGACCATGTCGGCCCGCTTGCCGCCGATGTGCCTGAAGCGGCGCGCGCCGCGGCCCTGCTCAATGACAAGCGGCATGCCTTCGACAGCATGGTCGAGTACAACCCGGCGGTGCAGGCCGGCATCCGCCGCTGGCTGACCGACATGCGCCCGGCGCTGATGACCACCTACGAGAACTACCAGAACCTGCGGGCCGTGATGTGGCCCGAATGGGAGAAGCGCGGGCTGCCCGAAGCGCTGCTGTTCGGCATCATGGCCAAGGAATCCAACGGCCGCGTGCATGCGTCCTCGCGCGCCGGCGCGGCCGGCCTGATGCAGTTCATGCCTGCGACCGGTCGTCGCTTCGGCCTGGGCCCGGACGGCACCGGTTTCGACACCCGCTTCGACGCGCGCAGCGCTGCCGAAGCCAGTGCGACCTATCTCAACGAGCGGATGCGCGAGCTCAACAACAATGTCGAGCTGTCGCTGGCCGGCTACAACGGCGGTGAAGGCCGGGCGGGGCGGGTCTACCGGCAGAACCCGGGGCAGAGCTTCTGGGTCGACAGCGTCTACAACCAGTTCCCCGGTGAGACCAAGGACTACGTGCCGATGGTGATCGCCGCCTCGTGGATCTTCCTGCACCCGCAGCAGTACGGCGTGGAGTTCCCGAAGATCAACGCGCAGCCGGCCACCATCCGCCTGGCCCGCTCCACCACCATCTACGAACTGACCATCTGCCTGGGCAGCCACGGTACCCGTGATGGCTACATGCGTGCATTGCGCAACCTCAACCCGCGCTACGAGGCCGATGGCTGGATTCCCGGCGGCACCCTGATCAATGCGACCACCCGCATTGCCGGACTGTATGCGCGCAACTGCGTCAGCGGCCCGCGTGCGGACCTGGCCCGCGCCCTGATCACCGCCGACCTCAACGCGGCGATCATTCGACCCAGCGCGGCCAGCTACACCGGCAGCGTGGCGGTGGGGGGCGTGGTGCCGGTGGTCGATCCGGGCGCTGCCAGCAGCGTGCCGACCACCCCGGTGGCGCCCGTGGCGGCGCCGCGCGCCGCGCCGGCACCGCGTGCCCGGCCGGCGCGCAGCTACAAGGTCGGCAGGGGCGACACGCTGGGCCGCATCGCGGCAAAGTTCCAGTGCGATGTCCCGGTGCTGGCGCGCGCCAATGGCCTGAAGGCGCCCGGCTACAGCCTGCGCCAGGGCCAGACCCTGAAGCTGCAGGGCTGTGACAGATAA
- a CDS encoding helicase HerA-like domain-containing protein, giving the protein MDPILLGKGITDEVAVTLLPKLGNRHGLVAGATGTGKTVTLMTLAEGFSRIGVPVFLADVKGDVSGLAVAGTGADNLLARAAEIGVADYAPAASPAVFWDLYGKLGHPVRTTVSEMGPTLLARILELNDTQSGVLDIVFKLADDRGLLLLDMDDLRALLGLVAEERKDISTEYGLVSAQSVAAIQRALLRLAQDGGEQFFGEPALELADIMRVNHDGRGVIGILAADQLVLKPKLYSTFLLWLLSELFEQLPEVGDLDKPKLVFIFDEAHLLFDDAPPALVQRIEQVVRLIRSKGVGVYFCSQFPDDVPANILGQLGNRVQHALRAFTPRDQKAVKTAAETFVPNPKLDVVKVLSQLGTGEALVSTLQDKGVPMPVQQTLIAPPRCRMGPVTEAERAQVRAGSPVGTRYDTAVNRESAAERLAQRAQKAVDKAEAPAARSREQDEAQEGGFGQAIKDAIFGTKRRQGMIETMAKQTTRTVGTKLGNQIVRGILGGIFGGKR; this is encoded by the coding sequence ATGGATCCGATTCTGCTCGGCAAAGGCATCACCGACGAAGTGGCTGTCACCCTGCTGCCGAAACTCGGCAACCGTCACGGGCTGGTGGCCGGCGCCACCGGCACCGGCAAGACCGTGACCCTGATGACCCTGGCCGAAGGCTTCTCGAGGATCGGGGTGCCGGTGTTCCTGGCCGACGTGAAGGGCGATGTCTCCGGCCTCGCCGTGGCCGGCACAGGCGCCGACAACCTGCTGGCGCGCGCCGCCGAGATCGGCGTGGCCGACTACGCCCCCGCCGCCAGCCCTGCCGTGTTCTGGGACCTGTACGGCAAGCTGGGGCATCCGGTGCGCACCACCGTCAGCGAAATGGGCCCGACCCTGCTGGCGCGCATCCTGGAGTTGAACGACACCCAGTCCGGCGTGCTGGACATCGTATTCAAGCTGGCCGACGACCGTGGCCTGCTGTTGCTGGACATGGATGACCTGCGCGCCCTGCTCGGCCTGGTGGCCGAGGAGCGCAAGGACATCTCCACCGAGTACGGCCTGGTCAGCGCGCAGTCGGTGGCCGCGATCCAGCGCGCCCTGCTGCGCCTGGCGCAGGACGGTGGCGAGCAGTTCTTCGGCGAGCCCGCGCTTGAGCTGGCCGACATCATGCGGGTCAATCACGACGGCCGCGGCGTCATCGGGATCCTCGCCGCCGACCAGCTGGTGCTCAAGCCCAAGCTGTATTCCACCTTCCTGCTGTGGCTGCTGTCGGAACTGTTCGAGCAGTTGCCGGAGGTCGGTGACCTGGACAAGCCCAAGCTGGTTTTCATCTTCGACGAAGCGCACCTGCTGTTCGACGACGCGCCGCCGGCACTGGTGCAGCGCATCGAGCAGGTGGTGCGGCTGATCCGCTCCAAGGGCGTGGGCGTGTACTTCTGCTCGCAGTTCCCCGATGACGTGCCGGCCAACATCCTGGGCCAGCTCGGCAACCGCGTGCAGCACGCGCTGCGTGCGTTCACCCCGCGCGACCAGAAGGCGGTGAAGACCGCAGCCGAAACCTTCGTGCCGAACCCGAAGCTGGACGTGGTGAAGGTGTTGAGCCAGCTCGGCACCGGCGAGGCGCTGGTCTCCACGCTGCAGGACAAGGGCGTGCCGATGCCGGTGCAGCAGACACTGATTGCGCCTCCGCGCTGCAGGATGGGGCCGGTCACCGAGGCTGAGCGCGCGCAGGTCCGCGCCGGCAGTCCGGTCGGCACCCGCTACGACACCGCGGTCAACCGCGAATCGGCCGCCGAACGGCTGGCCCAGCGTGCACAGAAGGCCGTGGACAAGGCCGAGGCACCTGCGGCGCGCAGCCGCGAGCAGGACGAGGCGCAGGAAGGCGGCTTCGGCCAGGCGATCAAGGATGCGATCTTCGGCACCAAGCGCCGCCAGGGCATGATCGAGACCATGGCCAAGCAGACCACGCGCACGGTCGGCACCAAGCTGGGCAACCAGATCGTGCGCGGCATCCTCGGCGGCATCTTCGGCGGCAAGCGCTGA
- the greB gene encoding transcription elongation factor GreB codes for MSRWRPPAEKSTALITAHGHARLKAELDELWRQRRPEVVKALAAAAAEGDRSENAEYTYRKKQLGEIDRRVRYLTKRLEALRVVDTTPADPQAVFFGAWVELENVDSGDTSRYRIVGPDETDAGLGWISIDSPLARALLKKRLDDEFSVELPGGQFTFAVIGVEYEPL; via the coding sequence ATGTCGCGTTGGCGTCCCCCCGCAGAAAAAAGTACCGCCCTGATCACCGCGCACGGCCATGCCCGGCTCAAGGCCGAGCTGGACGAGCTGTGGCGCCAGCGCCGGCCGGAAGTGGTCAAGGCCCTGGCCGCCGCGGCTGCCGAAGGTGACCGCTCCGAGAACGCCGAGTACACCTACCGCAAGAAGCAGCTGGGCGAGATCGACCGGCGCGTGCGCTACCTGACCAAGCGGCTGGAAGCACTGCGCGTGGTCGATACCACGCCTGCCGATCCGCAGGCGGTGTTCTTCGGCGCATGGGTGGAGCTGGAGAACGTGGACAGCGGAGACACCAGCCGCTACCGCATCGTCGGCCCGGACGAGACCGATGCCGGCCTGGGCTGGATCAGCATCGATTCGCCGCTGGCGCGCGCACTGCTGAAGAAGCGGCTGGATGATGAATTCTCGGTGGAGCTGCCCGGCGGGCAGTTCACCTTCGCGGTGATCGGGGTGGAGTACGAGCCGTTGTAG
- a CDS encoding DUF3025 domain-containing protein yields the protein MAAGGHRRFVPPPRAAVEARVFGHPLFAGLQAFADLLASPRWPSIAALDARLALPGLQLVEQDAALLADGLHYEARIAQGRIATRADNWHDLFNALVWASHPQLKHALNEQQCRHIQTVPPGQRNRAQAALTQFDETGVIVRVRDHTLLALWDAHDWRALFEPSHWRSGALAIVTVFGHALMEQALLPHRRLVGKCVVVQADAGDACIDAVAAAIAAGRAVTDPLQLRPLPLAGIPGWHEGQVPAFYADAAYFRPLRAGRAYPPPLLLV from the coding sequence ATGGCCGCCGGCGGCCATCGACGCTTCGTTCCGCCACCGCGCGCGGCGGTCGAGGCGCGCGTGTTCGGGCACCCACTGTTTGCCGGCTTGCAGGCATTCGCTGATCTGCTGGCCAGCCCGCGCTGGCCGTCCATCGCAGCACTTGATGCACGCCTGGCGCTGCCAGGCCTGCAGCTGGTCGAACAGGATGCCGCGCTGCTGGCCGATGGCCTGCACTATGAAGCCCGCATCGCGCAGGGGCGCATCGCCACCCGTGCCGACAACTGGCACGACCTGTTCAATGCGCTGGTGTGGGCATCCCACCCGCAGCTGAAGCATGCGCTCAACGAGCAGCAATGCCGCCATATCCAGACCGTGCCACCTGGCCAGCGCAACCGGGCGCAGGCCGCATTGACCCAGTTCGACGAAACCGGCGTGATCGTGCGCGTGCGCGATCACACGTTGCTGGCTCTGTGGGATGCGCATGACTGGCGCGCGTTGTTCGAACCTTCGCATTGGCGAAGCGGTGCGCTGGCCATCGTGACGGTGTTCGGCCATGCATTGATGGAGCAGGCGCTGCTGCCCCATCGCCGGCTGGTGGGCAAATGCGTGGTGGTCCAGGCGGACGCGGGCGACGCCTGCATCGACGCGGTTGCCGCGGCCATTGCCGCAGGCAGGGCGGTGACCGATCCGCTGCAGCTGCGCCCGCTGCCGCTGGCGGGCATCCCGGGCTGGCATGAAGGGCAGGTCCCTGCCTTCTACGCAGATGCAGCGTACTTCCGCCCACTGCGTGCCGGCCGCGCGTACCCGCCGCCGTTGCTGCTTGTGTAG
- the rimO gene encoding 30S ribosomal protein S12 methylthiotransferase RimO, whose protein sequence is MSQLNPKVGFVSLGCPKALVDSERILTQLRSEGYDIVPSYDSADVVVVNTCGFIDSAVTESLDAIGEAMNQNGKVIVTGCLGKRPEQIREAYPNVLAVSGPQDYQSVMEAVHEALPPRHDPFVDLVPDYGIKLTPRHYAYLKISEGCNHKCSFCIIPSMRGKLVSRPVDEVLREAERLVRGGVRELLVVSQDTSAYGVDVKYAEKMWRDKAYQTRLKALCEGLSELDAWVRMHYVYPYPHVDEVVPLMAENRILPYLDIPFQHASPRILRLMKRPGAVEKTLERVQNWRRIAPDITVRSTFIVGFPGETEAEFEELLSFLDEAQLDRVGAFAYSPVEGATANDLPDPVPEHVKQERLARFMEKQAQISAARLEAKIGTVQQCLVDAIEGDIAVARSKADAPEIDGLVHIQNADQVALRVGEFVNVEITESDEHDLYGDALPSSTRPAFDLKVL, encoded by the coding sequence ATGTCCCAGCTGAACCCCAAAGTCGGCTTCGTCAGCCTTGGCTGCCCGAAGGCCCTCGTCGATTCCGAGCGCATCCTCACCCAGCTGCGGTCCGAGGGCTACGACATCGTCCCGTCCTACGATTCGGCCGACGTGGTGGTGGTCAATACCTGTGGCTTCATCGATTCGGCGGTGACCGAGTCGCTGGATGCCATCGGCGAGGCGATGAACCAGAACGGCAAGGTCATCGTGACCGGCTGCCTGGGCAAGCGCCCGGAGCAGATCCGCGAGGCCTACCCGAACGTGCTGGCGGTGTCCGGCCCGCAGGATTACCAGAGCGTGATGGAAGCGGTGCACGAAGCGCTGCCGCCCCGGCACGATCCGTTCGTGGACCTGGTGCCCGACTACGGCATCAAGCTGACTCCGCGTCACTACGCGTACCTGAAGATCTCCGAAGGCTGCAACCACAAGTGCAGCTTCTGCATCATCCCCTCGATGCGCGGCAAGCTGGTCTCGCGTCCGGTCGACGAGGTGCTGCGTGAAGCCGAGCGGCTGGTGCGCGGTGGCGTGCGCGAACTGCTGGTCGTGTCGCAGGACACCTCCGCCTACGGCGTGGACGTCAAGTACGCCGAGAAGATGTGGCGCGACAAGGCCTACCAGACCCGCCTGAAGGCGCTGTGCGAAGGCCTGTCCGAGCTGGATGCGTGGGTACGCATGCACTACGTGTATCCGTACCCGCACGTGGACGAGGTGGTGCCGCTGATGGCCGAGAACCGGATCCTGCCGTACCTGGACATCCCGTTCCAGCACGCGAGCCCGCGCATCCTGCGCCTGATGAAGCGCCCCGGCGCGGTCGAGAAGACGCTTGAGCGCGTGCAGAACTGGCGCCGCATCGCGCCGGACATCACCGTGCGTTCGACCTTCATCGTCGGCTTCCCCGGCGAGACCGAAGCCGAGTTCGAGGAACTGCTGTCGTTCCTCGACGAGGCGCAGCTGGACCGTGTCGGCGCGTTTGCCTATTCGCCGGTCGAGGGCGCCACCGCCAACGATCTGCCGGACCCGGTGCCGGAACACGTGAAGCAGGAGCGGCTTGCCCGTTTCATGGAGAAGCAGGCGCAGATTTCCGCTGCGCGCCTGGAGGCCAAGATCGGCACGGTGCAGCAGTGCCTGGTCGATGCGATCGAAGGCGATATCGCCGTCGCCCGTTCCAAGGCCGATGCGCCGGAGATCGACGGTCTGGTGCACATCCAGAACGCCGACCAGGTGGCGCTGCGCGTGGGTGAGTTCGTCAACGTGGAGATCACCGAGAGCGACGAGCACGATCTGTACGGCGATGCCCTGCCGTCGAGCACGCGCCCGGCATTCGACCTCAAGGTGCTGTGA
- a CDS encoding dienelactone hydrolase family protein has translation MAEWITLDTHHGAVRAWQALPEGTPRGGLVVVQEIFGANPHIRSVAERFAAEGYAVLAPSFFDLLDGLDADPDALAYDAEGVKQGLERVGALGMERALEVVRAAATRLAPHGKVGTVGYCWGGTVAMLSALRLGLPSASYYGARNVQFLDEPAKAPVIFHFGAQDRSIPPEAVQAHREKLPQMATYVYPADHAFNREVGHAYDPDSATLALQRTLDFFSEHLG, from the coding sequence ATGGCCGAGTGGATCACCCTGGATACGCACCACGGCGCGGTACGGGCCTGGCAGGCACTGCCCGAAGGCACCCCGCGCGGCGGGCTGGTGGTGGTGCAGGAAATCTTCGGCGCCAATCCGCACATCCGCAGCGTGGCCGAGCGCTTCGCGGCCGAAGGCTATGCGGTGCTGGCGCCGTCGTTCTTCGACCTGCTGGACGGCCTCGACGCCGACCCGGACGCCCTGGCCTACGACGCCGAGGGCGTCAAGCAGGGCCTGGAACGCGTCGGCGCGCTGGGCATGGAGCGGGCACTGGAGGTGGTCCGGGCCGCGGCGACCCGGCTCGCGCCGCACGGCAAGGTCGGCACGGTCGGCTACTGCTGGGGCGGCACCGTGGCGATGCTGTCAGCCCTGCGCCTGGGCCTGCCCTCGGCCAGCTACTACGGCGCGCGCAACGTGCAGTTCCTGGATGAACCGGCCAAGGCCCCGGTGATCTTCCACTTCGGCGCCCAGGACAGGAGCATCCCGCCGGAGGCCGTGCAGGCGCACCGCGAGAAGCTGCCGCAGATGGCCACCTACGTCTATCCGGCCGACCATGCCTTCAACCGCGAGGTCGGACATGCGTATGATCCAGACAGCGCCACCCTGGCGCTGCAACGCACCCTGGACTTCTTCTCGGAGCATCTTGGATGA
- a CDS encoding HIT domain-containing protein, translated as MSDFELDSRLATDSVLVAEGPLSQVRLMNDERFPWLVLVPRLRGVTEWIELDGEQQDKLRTELNRACKALKGADGVEKINIGALGNIVRQLHFHVIGRHDGDPAWPGPVWGSGPAHRYEPAALDQHVAYWKERLGYPAHS; from the coding sequence ATGAGCGATTTCGAACTCGATTCACGTCTGGCCACCGACAGCGTACTGGTGGCCGAAGGCCCGTTGTCGCAAGTGCGACTGATGAACGACGAACGATTCCCCTGGCTGGTGCTGGTACCGCGCCTGCGCGGGGTGACCGAATGGATCGAACTGGACGGCGAGCAGCAGGACAAACTGCGCACCGAGCTCAACCGCGCCTGCAAGGCGCTCAAGGGCGCCGACGGGGTCGAAAAGATCAACATCGGTGCGCTGGGCAACATCGTGCGCCAGCTGCATTTCCACGTGATCGGCCGCCACGATGGCGATCCGGCGTGGCCCGGACCGGTCTGGGGCAGCGGCCCGGCACACCGCTATGAACCGGCGGCGCTGGACCAGCATGTCGCCTACTGGAAGGAACGGCTAGGATATCCGGCCCATTCCTGA
- a CDS encoding LiaI-LiaF-like domain-containing protein: MRFNIVAAILLILIGLFMLASNLGWTNLNLSRLLLTWWPLGLVAVGIAILFGRGK, from the coding sequence ATGCGATTCAATATCGTCGCCGCCATCCTGCTGATCCTGATCGGCCTGTTCATGCTGGCCAGCAATCTCGGCTGGACCAACCTGAACCTGTCCCGCCTGCTGCTGACCTGGTGGCCGCTGGGCCTGGTGGCCGTAGGCATCGCGATCCTGTTCGGTCGCGGCAAATAA
- the dcd gene encoding dCTP deaminase encodes MSIKSDRWIRRMSEQHGMIEPYEAGQVKQANGERIVSYGTSSYGYDVRCSREFKVFTNINSTIVDPKHFDPGSFVDIVGDECIIPPNSFALARTVEYFRIPRDTLVVCLGKSTYARCGIIVNVTPLEPEWEGHVTLEFSNTTPLPARIYANEGVAQMLFFQSDEVCETSYKDRGGKYQGQTGVTLPRT; translated from the coding sequence ATGAGCATCAAGAGTGACCGTTGGATCCGCCGGATGTCCGAACAGCACGGCATGATCGAGCCGTATGAGGCCGGGCAGGTCAAGCAGGCCAATGGCGAGCGCATCGTCAGCTACGGCACGTCCAGCTATGGCTACGACGTGCGCTGCTCGCGCGAGTTCAAGGTGTTCACCAACATCAACTCGACGATCGTGGACCCGAAGCACTTCGACCCGGGCAGCTTCGTCGACATCGTCGGTGACGAGTGCATCATTCCGCCCAACAGCTTCGCGCTGGCACGCACCGTCGAGTACTTCCGCATTCCGCGTGACACGCTGGTGGTGTGCCTGGGCAAGAGCACCTATGCGCGCTGCGGCATCATCGTCAACGTCACCCCGCTGGAGCCGGAGTGGGAAGGCCATGTGACGCTGGAGTTCAGCAACACCACGCCGCTGCCGGCGCGCATCTATGCCAACGAGGGCGTGGCGCAGATGCTGTTCTTCCAGTCCGACGAAGTGTGCGAGACCTCGTACAAGGACCGCGGCGGCAAGTACCAGGGGCAGACCGGGGTGACCCTGCCGCGCACCTGA
- the apbC gene encoding iron-sulfur cluster carrier protein ApbC translates to MSGSTFRFAPEPAVNSPARRPHASQVQKGLAPHARIRNVIAVGSGKGGVGKSTTSVNLAVALQALGARVGVLDADIYGPSVPAMLGLSGRPESPDNKSIEPMRAFGVDTMSIGYLVEDETPLIMRAPRATAALTQLFEDTLWDDLDYLLIDLPPGTGDIQLTLVQKIPLAGAVIVTTPQDIATLDAKKALKMFEKVEVPVLGIVENMAVHTCSNCGHVEHLFGEGGGERMAAQYGVPLLGSLPLQIGIREQGDAGTPITAAQPDSAAAQAYHRAAQRLVEEVGKRPRASIPILSSLL, encoded by the coding sequence ATGTCGGGTTCAACTTTTCGATTTGCCCCGGAGCCCGCAGTGAACAGTCCCGCACGTCGTCCGCATGCCAGCCAGGTCCAGAAGGGACTGGCGCCGCATGCGCGCATCCGCAACGTGATCGCGGTGGGATCGGGCAAGGGCGGCGTGGGCAAGTCGACCACGTCGGTCAACCTGGCGGTGGCGCTGCAGGCGCTGGGCGCGCGCGTGGGCGTGCTGGACGCCGACATCTACGGCCCGAGCGTACCGGCGATGCTGGGCTTGTCCGGCCGTCCGGAAAGCCCGGACAACAAGAGCATCGAACCGATGCGCGCGTTCGGCGTGGACACGATGTCGATCGGGTATCTGGTGGAAGACGAGACGCCGCTGATCATGCGTGCGCCGAGGGCCACCGCCGCACTGACCCAGCTGTTCGAGGACACGTTGTGGGATGACCTGGACTACCTGCTGATCGACCTGCCGCCGGGCACCGGCGACATCCAGCTGACCCTGGTGCAGAAGATCCCGCTGGCCGGCGCGGTGATCGTCACCACCCCGCAGGACATCGCCACGCTGGATGCGAAGAAGGCGCTGAAGATGTTCGAGAAGGTGGAGGTGCCGGTGCTCGGCATCGTCGAGAACATGGCGGTGCACACCTGCAGCAACTGCGGCCACGTCGAGCACCTGTTCGGCGAAGGCGGCGGCGAGCGCATGGCCGCCCAGTACGGCGTGCCGCTGCTGGGCTCGCTGCCGCTGCAGATCGGCATCCGCGAGCAGGGCGATGCCGGCACCCCGATCACCGCCGCGCAGCCGGATTCGGCGGCGGCGCAGGCCTACCACCGTGCCGCCCAGCGCCTGGTCGAGGAAGTCGGCAAGCGCCCGCGTGCCTCCATCCCGATCCTGTCCTCCCTGCTGTAA